The Juglans microcarpa x Juglans regia isolate MS1-56 chromosome 2D, Jm3101_v1.0, whole genome shotgun sequence DNA window AAGATTGAAGGATTCATTTGAACACGATTGCATAATAACACAAGTATTGATGGTAATCAGTTGTATCTATTAAGAGTGTGTGGAATTTATCCTTTAACTCCAAAACGAAAGATGGCACTGAGTCTTGTTCACAAATAGGTAAAACTATGCTCTCAAACGGTTACGAGTTAGTCAGTTTCCTTAGTTTTCTAACTTTGGAAGGAATATCACACATTGAATCAACAAGAGCTTTGTTGGGatgctttcttttttcaaatggaaCAAACGCAAATATAATTCCTAAATGCCTTTCAGGATATTCCTCAATGTCTTGGCTGTTTAGGGAATGTGAGAGGCAGATGATTGCTTTGTGTTCTATATTCGTTTAAACTGGGGAAGGAATATCACACATTGATCAATCAATGAGAGATTCAACAACTGAAAGAGTGATCGTTTCTGTGGGATATTTCCTTTCTTCAAATGGAATGAACAAATATAGAATCTAGAATAAATCCCTAAATGTCTTTCTGAATATTCCTCAATGTCCTAGCTGTTTATGGAATGCAAGAAGCAGATGATTGCTTTGTGTTTTCTATTCTTTTAGATGTCTTCTTTAAAACATGGTTGGGATTTATTGTTCTATTCGATTGATAACATCAtctaaatatgaaaaattggcAGTGAGGATGCTTAGGGAAGAACTGCAGTTACTCCAAGAACCTGGATCATATGTCGGTGAAGTTGTCAAAGTAATGGGGAAGAATAAGGTTTTAGTTAAGGTAAGTAGTCTTCCTGTcttaatagtttataaataaggAAACTGACTATGAATTGGGATTTCCATATCATAATGTTTGGAATTTGGACTTTTCAACTGAAGTTACCGCTCCCTTTCCTCTATCCATCTAGGTGCACtcagaagtaaattttttatctttagttttatttttattttatttatgataagCACTCTAATATAAACTTGCTGCTTCACTTTTAACAATTTCATTGCATTCAATGCCTGTATGAAGATTAAAGACCCCTTTGTTCATATTTTCACGTGCTTAGGTTCAATTTATTGTATTGAATCGTGCTTTAATAATTTGGTTTGCAGGACAATCATTTTCTATACCAAGCGTAGTGCTTTTTCTTGATGGATCATCATAAATCTATCAATCTAATGAATGTCTTTGAAACTATGCTTATATTTAGAGTGTTAGGTATTAAAGATCATTGTGTTACATATAAAGTGATATCTTCATTTGTATGTGCtcaaaatattgatttagatAGACGAGTCTTCTGTATCTTCATGATGGAGGTAAGGTTCAAATGGAGAGTTGAGGCAATGTTGTTGGTCCATTGTAATAAGTCAAGAAAATGTTGGCTGGTTGGAAGCGGCtatatttatctaaagggggcTGGGTTACTCTTATTAAGAGTACCCCTGTCCAATCGTCCCACttgttttctttcattgttTCCATTGCCTACAAGGGTGGCTAACCGGATTGATAAGTTGTTTCGTGCTTTTTTTTGGGGTGGTATGGGAGAGGAAATTAAATTCCATCTTGTtagttggaataaagtttgttctcctacttatcaaaaaaaaaaaaaaaaaaagtttgttctCCTATCTTGGTTGGAGGGTTGGGGGTTTGTAACTTGAGGATATTTAATAAGGCTTTATTGAGGAAGTGGCTATGGATATATTAATCGGAAGGAGAGTCACTTTAGAGGGAGGTTATTGATCGGAAGTATGGAAGTGCTTggggggttggtgctctaatgaagttCAGGGGGTTTATGGTGTGGGACTTTGGAAATTCATTAGAAAGGGATGGGAGAGTTTTGTTAGTCATGTTAGTTTTGATGTTGGAGAGGGAGCTAGGATCTGTTTTTGGTTTgacatttggtgtggtgatTGAGCCCTCGATAGTATGTTTCCAGTTATCTTTCAATGATGCCAATCGGTATGCTActgttttttatttgctttgttgTTCTAATGCCTCAATCCAATGGGATATTTGTTTAACTAGACCTATACATGATTGGGATATTGACGAAGTTTCAGCCttttacagtttttttataCTCTTTGAGGTTTGGTGGTAATGATGAGGACAAGATGTTGTGGAAGTCTATGGGGGGTAAAAAGTTGTGTTTGCTCGTACTATAAGTTGTTGACTTCTCATAATAGTCCtgcaacccctaggggttggctcaagtggtaaaggccttgggcttgggggtatgctccccccaggtccaaggttcaaatccccttgggtgcaaacaatctcaaGGGGCCACACCTCCTGGTGAAAaaccagcgatttaaccagttctgtgtagggaaactttcgagggtgcggtgcacgggaccggggtttactttgcaggggtgggtccgaagggccctaccttggagaggttctctgacatcaaaataataataataatagtcctcctttttcttggaagtgtatttggaggtctcatgtATCTTCCAAAGTTGCTTTATTCACTTGGACTGGCTCTCTTGGGAAAATCTTGACAttggataatttaaggaagcagtgtattattgttatggattgatgcttcatgtgtaaaaagaatggggaAACTATGGATCATCTACtcttgcattgtgaggtggaaAGGGCTTTATGGGATGACATTTTTGGTAGAATCGGCTTGGCTTGGAGTGGTTGATCTTCTAGCATGCTGGAAAGGGCTTCATGGTTGCACTCAAGTGGATGCGGCTTGGACgatggttcctttgtgtctcatgtggtgcatttggatggaaaggaatgagcgATGTTTTAACGACAAGGAGCGTACTTTGGAGCAATGGACTTCTTTGTGCACTCTTTGctgttttggttttctgctttagTGATTGACGGATCTTCCGTTCATGATTTTCTGATGCCACCTTCTGTTCCCTAGAATGTACTTAGGTGTTGTCTTTTGTATCCTTCCTGTGTATATGGGCTTAGCCTACACGTTCGTTTCTAATAAATcttcttcttacttatcaaaagaaaatgaggaataCACTAGTGAGAACGAATGGTTTGATATCAGTGGATATATATGGCATCGATACATTTTTTAACCTAATGTTGCATTTCGTTTTCTCAGGTTCATCCTGAAGGGAAATATGTCGTTGacattgataaaaatattgatatcaCAAAGATCACTCCATCAACTAGAGTTGCTCTCCGTAATGACAGCTATGTTCTTCATTTAATCTTGCCAAGCAAAGTCGATCCATTGGTCAACcttatgaaagttgaaaaagttccCGATTCTACATATGATATGATTGGTGGTCTTGACCAGCAAATTAAAGAGATAAAGGAGGTTTCTCTCATGCACTTTCTTTCTGCATTACCCCCCAATGTTTTTTTTGTGGCTTTGGTCAGAAAGTTATAGGTTGTTGATGATACAATGGTTTATTCATGATTTGTAATTATCTTTCTAGGTGATCGAGCTTCCAATTAAACATCCTGAATTGTTTGAGAGTCTTGGAATAGCTCAACCGAAGGTAATTTAATGCTGCCAAGGTGtcatgaatttttctttttttaacttaattgaCACTGATGCTCATGGTTTTccctgactctctctctctctctctcataataaTAGGGTGTTCTGTTGTATGGGCCACCTGGTACGGGGAAAACACTGTTGGCTAGAGCAGTGGCCCATCATACCGATTGTACTTTCATCAGAGTTTCTGGTTCTGAATTAGTTCAGAAGTACATTGGAGAAGGTTCCAGAATGGTTAGGGAACTCTTTGTTATGGCCAGGTTTGCTTgatcttcttcatctttcacTCACTTGATTTCTCCTGGCAATGTTGTATTAATTCTTTAGAATATTCACCCATGGCACCCTTTTGtctccatttatttttatgtttcttatcagaatttttatttatatttttttgtagctAGTTAGGCTTGCTTTGGTTTATGGAAAATTAGATTAGGAAAAGATTCTCTGGGCAATGctgtgttttgttttatctACGAATTTCATCTATGAAATAAATGTGGTTCCTATATACATGTATATCCAGGAATTACTTTGGAGCATCATAGAATTTGTGATATTGGAGAAATCTCTCTTTTTGTGAAGTACTTCCATCGTGTAATTACCTTTAATCATTCATTAGTCTACCTCTCTATAATCTATTTAGTCTGAATAggccaaaaaattattatgtgaTCTATACATTATAGTTATCACTTTGTATATGAATTTCTCCCTTTGTTATTTGGCAGAGAACATGCTCCATCTATCATATTTATGGATGAAATTGACAGTATTGGATCTGCTCGAATGGAATCTGGTAGTGGCAATGGTGACAGTGAAGTGCAGCGAACTATGCTGGAGCTTCTCAACCAGCTGGATGGATTTGAAGCATCAAACAAGATCAAGGTACTGGGATGCAGGTTGGGTAGTTTAGTTTTGGGTAATATTCTTCATGTGATATCTACCTAAAATTACTTGCGTTGTTGACAGGTGTTGATGGCCACCAATCGGATTGATATTCTCGATCAAGCCCTTCTTAGGCCAGGGCGAATCGACAGGAAGATTGAATTCCCTAATCCTAATGCGGAGGTGTGTCACAGTGATTCTACCAGCATGAATGCGTTTTAGAATGTACTTTTGTATGGATATGTTCATATGTCAATATTTTCCCTTACTCTCCATAATAAGTGCTTTTGCTATtctttgttttgtaatttatgTGCAACTGTTTATATCCtcagtttctgttttgatttgGAACTTATGacatgtttgggtaatgagatgagatgagatgagaattttgtgaatagtagtgaaatggtttgaattagatgttttattgagttttgggaaaggagagaaaaagttgaataaaaatattttaaagttaaaaaattgtttgaatataatttttgttttgaaacttaaaaaagttgtattgttttttgtgttttgtttggaaatgtggaaaaattgtaataattaggtaatgatcagatgaaaattttgaagttttgaaattgacaagtgttttgtgtttgagtgatgtttaggaaggaaattatgagaagttttgagatgagatgagatgttatcaactcatctcaattctcaAACATGGCCTTAGTCACTCCGTAATTTTACTTTGTAATTTGTATGTCGCATGTTTGTTTCTGTTGTGATTGGAACATAGTCACTTCTATCTCTTAATGGTTGAGGACTAATATTCAGGGCATGTTTGGACAACACCAAACATCCCCAAAATTCtccaaatttccaaaatttctcaCAACTTCATTCCCAAGCATCACTTGAACATAAGATACTGCtctatttcaaatattaaacttttcatctaatcattactcaaacacaaaaatcaatacaacttttacaaacttcaaaacaattatattcaaacaactttttaactttatctattcactttcacaaactccaatacaataatatttgaacatcttcactcaaattatttcactactattcacaaaattttgagatactccAAGCATCCAAGCATGCCCTTAATCTACTGAAATGTTGTTTTTCTTATACCACAATTGACTTGCAACGGCCTTCTATGTCTAGACAATCATGATTAGGTGTCGCTGTcgtatatgtcccatgtacttgggccatgcctattttcattaataatttatgttaaTTGAACTGGCAATCAGATGGAATATGCACCTTTctggtgtttttgtttttttgtttttgactaATATGATATGAACAAACGCATTTATCAATATAGCAATTGGTCCCTATAACATGCTTTGTCACAAATACATTTCTAGCATGGTAACAATATGTTATTATTACAAAttgcatttcattatttgtgTTGTTAATAAAATGCAGTCTCGTTTggatatattaaaaatacattCAAGAAGAATGAATTTAATGCGTGGAATTgatttgaagaaaatagcaGAGAAGATGAATGGTGCATCTGGTGCAGAGCTTAAGGTAATGTTTCATGTCTCCAGGCCATAGATATTATCTACTTCTTTCTTGATTGAACCGTATATGGTTGTGGATAAATGGATATTATTTGGTGATTTTCTTGTAATTCCTTGGTTGAACTTGAAATCCTTTTGTATATGATGTTTAAACTCACTTGATCTTGTCAAGTGTATTGATACCTTGCCAGAaccttttttttcattaattcatCTGCCAACTACCGGTGCTTCTATATTTGAATCATAACTTAGCCAAATCTTATATTGATTTTTAGAGATATTCTTTGTTTATAAAAGCAGCAAAAGATGTGAACTTGAGCAAAACCCTTTGTTGTTGTTATGAACTGTTTAGATGAATTAATCTTTGATggtgataagaaaaaaaataaaataaactgttttacttataaacaacaaaataagaCTGTTTTAGTTCTGGGGAAGGTATCAGTGTAAGGGTGCAAACCAAAGACTGAACCACAAGGGGTTTGTTCTCTTCAGACTGACCTGACCAGGCCAAACCGTCCCAGGGTCAGGCTGCCCACCCATGTGAACTCTGACGGTCGGTCGTCAGTGTGTTCTGGTGTTCTTGGTTTGGAGAGAAGCTCAGAAACtgagaagagaggagagaaataTTAGATCACCGGCTGGGTTTCATTTCCGAcatattgaataatatttgaaattttgccGTCGGTTAGGCTTGGTTCGGTTTTTCAAAGTACAGAAACCAAGGCCTGACCAAAAACCATTGGATTTTGAAAGGATTAAACCACTGACGGAGCCAGGGCTGGAGAAAGCTGGCCAGAACCGTTTGGTCCGGTTCAGTTTCAGCCAGACGGTTGAGTCCAGTGGTATCTCTTGAAGAAGCCCTATATATCCACAGCCGGAGTTTGAAGAACCTGGCTGTCCCCACATGATTGGCTAGTTCCCCGGCCAGATAATTTACCTCATCCATGGGCGGCTGTGGGTGTACAGCTACCCACTACAGATTATTTGGTGAAATGTTATGTTAAGAATGTTGCAGGTTGCCAGGTAAGCAGATGTTATTGCTTGAGCATGTTGAATCTCTGGCCGTTACGTTGCATTTGTTCTGATCttgctgcaatttttttttctttgaaatcacCTTTATTTCATTCTATTGGCATAAATAGTGCTCAACTCTCTTGGTGTGGATCTGGACAGTATGTTCAGTACAGTCGTCTTAATGCTTTTTTAACATAATACATGTTCTTCACTGCTGCTCTCCTAATGGTAAAAGAGCAATTACTTGTTAAAGAAACAGTAAAAGAGGGATCACGTTAGTCATTGGGTGCTTGGGATTGTGTTTACAGTTTACacatcttttttaatttttgtgtacAGGCTGTGTGCACGGAAGCTGGGATGTTTGCTCTAAGGGAGAGGAGGGTTCATGTAACACAGGAAGATTTTGAAATGGCAGTGGCGAAGGTAATGAAGAAGGAAACTGAGAAAAACATGTCGCTGCGGAAGCTGTGGAAGTAGTAGTGGTATAATATGTTCCATCCTCTCTATCCCAACCTTCCCTTGAAGCGTTGAGCTGTGGCTTTGTCATTGACACAAGGCCAGCAGCGATGTTCTTCCATGTATTACGTATTGTTCTTTGAGCTTGCATggatatgaaaacaaaaagacgGTGCCTGCTTTAGTCGTGGAACATCAGTTCCTCCGGcatctttgtttattttatttgattccATCTTTTCTGGTAAGATATTATTCTCAAATGTTCTCCATGTGCTGCTAATTTGTGATATCTGACTTTAAAGCTCCTTGACAACGATTGCTACTTGCAATAGAACAGAAATGATAGGCTAAAAAGTTTAGGTTCTTTTAATCTCTTGGGTGGATGCTGAGAACTACCATAATTTTTGGCAATTATAAGACTCAATTCCGGAACTTGTGGAAAGGGATTATTAAGCGGGCGAGGATTTCTATAATTTCTTGACTTGTGAATCTAGAACTAACTAGGAGTGTCTCTTTCTGAATGGTAGAGAAAGTGTCATAATTTTTTGCATGTTCGAGGAGGCCCAAACGTGGAGTCTCCCGGGACACAATTATGATCAAACGTATGGGTGTGATGGTACTCATCAATCCGGCCCACActcttttttttagttatatCCGACCACTATTGCTGACCAAGGTTGGTTGTGTTCATTCATGGCTCTCACGTTTGACTTTGTCAACCATGTTGTCTATTTCTTCACAGTTCACAACTTCcaacaagttttattttttgtttttttatttatgtccGTCTTCTGAGCAACTTCCAACGTGCTTCCGTGATAATTTACAGTCTTCCTCTCCGTATTCGAAAAGGGGTCCTCGAGAATATAAATAACTAATCTCTTTGTGTTGAAATATAAATACCACGTCATCTATATTTCTAGTGTACGTAATTAATAATCTCTTATGCTATTAtctatatgtaaaaatataatcaGTTGGTTTGCTTTGTTTTTGGGAGGACGAGATGCATCTAATCTCGAGGTTATAAATCAATAGTCAACATGCAAGCTTTGATAGGCTATAGCGAAGTACAACCACCTTCATTTATTGTATTAAGTTTCTCTTCATATCTAAAAGAGATCATACAATACAAAGTCAACGTGTTGGTtgctattaattattaattaatgcttATCCTAAAGGGTGGTTTGGCCGTAGGAATTTGCAGATGGACCATCATGTCCTCCATCTCTATGATCTGGAAAGGTCATTGACGCAAATATTTTACAGAGCTCAAACACATCCACATGCTTATGGAACGAAAAGGAATTTCCACACTAATTTTTAACATCGATCGTAGGAAGAAGGATTCCCCACACCTTACGTACAcccttcctttttttattatttgggtTTGTATATAGTCAGTTGATCCATTGACTTGGAATAGTATCTTCTACTTCTAATTTGTGGCCGGCTCCATATAAATTGAAGTTTAAAGTGAAATTTCAATAAATCattagtaattataatataataaaatataaattattatattaaatattaaatttaatattataggTCATTgcacacattaaaaaatataaaattatataaaattttatttaatgaaatggtttttatttat harbors:
- the LOC121249111 gene encoding 26S proteasome regulatory subunit 8 homolog A-like; the protein is MATVGVETKQPESTVTAAEETCSAKPSKQGEGLRQYYLQHIHELQLQVRQKTHNLNRLEAQRNELNSRVRMLREELQLLQEPGSYVGEVVKVMGKNKVLVKVHPEGKYVVDIDKNIDITKITPSTRVALRNDSYVLHLILPSKVDPLVNLMKVEKVPDSTYDMIGGLDQQIKEIKEVIELPIKHPELFESLGIAQPKGVLLYGPPGTGKTLLARAVAHHTDCTFIRVSGSELVQKYIGEGSRMVRELFVMAREHAPSIIFMDEIDSIGSARMESGSGNGDSEVQRTMLELLNQLDGFEASNKIKVLMATNRIDILDQALLRPGRIDRKIEFPNPNAESRLDILKIHSRRMNLMRGIDLKKIAEKMNGASGAELKAVCTEAGMFALRERRVHVTQEDFEMAVAKVMKKETEKNMSLRKLWK